Within the Calditrichota bacterium genome, the region ATCCAGGGAACTCCGCGCGATATGCAGAAGAACCCCCGTTACAACGACGTCGTCCGCGAAGTGGGCGACTACCTGAAGGGTGCGACTGTGCGCTTCGAGCAGTCCGGGGTGGCGCGGGAAAGGATAATGGTCGATCCCGGGATCGGCTTCGGCAAACTGCTTGAGCACAACCTGTTGCTCCTAAAGAACCTCACCGCTTTGCAAGGGATCGCTGCCGGAGTCTTGTTAGGCGTCTCGCGCAAGTCGTTCATCGGGCTTCTTACCGGACGACCTGTCGGCGAGCGAACTAACGGAACCCTGGCGACCATCTCATCTCTGGCTGGACGGGGCGCCGATGTCGTTCGGGTGCACGATGTCGCCGCGACCGTTGAAGCATTGAAGATCGCCGATGCTATCCGTTCCGGTCACGCCGTTTGGCCGGTAGCAGGATAGGACGGTGGCTGCGCGACGGCTGACGTCGTTCCCGGGAGTGGAGACCACCCTTCTTCCGGGCGGGCAGATCGTCCTGATACGCCCGCTGCGCATCGACGACATCGGCCAGGTGCGAACTATCGAATGCCTGGCGTTCGACGACCCCTGGCCCGGGGAGTGGTTTGAGCAGGCTATCGCGTCCGGCGACATCTGCTGGGTGGCTGAAGCGGACGGGCACCTTGCCGGCTACCTCGTAGCCATGCGGGAGCGCGTTCAAGTGCATCTGGCCAACCTTGCAATCGCCGAACTGTGGCGGCGTCGCGGGTTAGGACGGTTGCTTGTTGAACGGCTCATTGCCTATGCCAGAGTGTCCGGCGCCATCCGCATCCGGCTTGAAGTCCGCCGCTCGAATAATCCGGCGCGAGCCCTTTATCGCAAGTTGCAGTTTCGCACCGGACGCATCCTGCCGGGCTACTATCGCGGCCAGGAGGATGCACTGGTGCTGATGCTGACTTTGACCCCCAAATCGGAAACTGACAAGCCTTATGGCCTGGTTTAAGCGCGACCGGGAGAAACTCACCTCGGACGAAAAGCGTCCGGTGCCGGACGGCGTATGGTTGAAGTGCGATTCGTGCGGTGAAATCCTCTACCGCAAGGAACTTTCGCGCAACCTCGAAGTCTGCCCCAAATGCCGCTACCATTTCCGCGTCCCGGCGCAGGTCTTCATCGATCTGCTGCTCGATTCAGGAAGCGTCGTCGAGCACGACCAGAAACTTCACTCGACCGACCCCCTTGAGTTCCGCGACAGCGCCAAGTATAGCGACCGGATCGTCAAATCGATGGCTGCGACCGGACTCGGCGACGCGATCCGGTGTGTGTCGGGATCCCTTATGGAGCAACCGGTCGAGTTAGGAGTCATGGACTTCTCCTTTATGGGCGGGAGCGTCGGGTCGGCAGTAGGCGAGAAATTGGCCCGGGCAATCGACCGCGCCATCGCCGGCGGCAACGCGCTGGTAACAGTATCCTGTTCCGGCGGGATGCGAATGCAGGAGGGCGTATTCAGCCTAATGCAAATGGCCAAGGTCTCGGCGGCATTGGTTAAATTATCCCGCGCCCGGAAGCCCTATATCTCTATCATCGCCAATCCGACGACCGGCGGAACAACCGCCAGTTTCGCCATGCTCGGCGACGTCAACATCGCCGAGCCGCGTGCCTTGATCGGCTTTGCCGGGCCAAGGGTAATCAAGCAGACCATCGGGCAGGACCTGCCGGAAGGTTTCCAGACCTCGGAGTTCCTGCTCGAAAAGGGCTTCCTCGACATGGTCGTCGAGCGAGTAAAGTTGAAGCAGACGGTCGGGACGCTGTTGGGGCACTTGATGGGAAGGAGTTGATAGGGGGGGAAGGTGTGAGTGGTGTTTTTGTTGAAGATTGCCAGTTTAAATGTGTGCCGGACGGCTTCGTCCGGCATGTGAGGGATAAGATGTGGTGCGACTGGAAGCAGAGGGGCTGCAGACTCTGCCAAGGCGCTGCTGCTGCGGGAGTGAGAAGGCAAAGGCGGCCCTGCGCTATTTCAAAAGATAGTAATTTTTGAAATAGCGCAGGGGGGGTTTTCAAATTTTAGATAATCGCTGTAAGTGGTGTTAGAATGCGAACTTGGATCCTGCCTAATATCTGCTTGAGAAGATAAGCGCAAAAGGCACCGATCGTCTTGCCTGTGAAAGCGGGCATCCAGATGAAGTTGACCTGGCTGGGTTCCCGCCTTCACGGTGACGACTCTCGAAATATCTGGCATTACTGCAAGTCACCATTAGTTCACCACTCCAGTCCACTATTCATTGACAGGATTGGAATCCTGTTATACATTTTAGGTTCATTATTCAAGTCCTTGTCCCCTTGTCCCCTGATCCTAATCCCCTCCTCACCGCAGCCTTAGCCCAGGGTCTGACCGCGGAGGAGTTCGCGAGCATCTGCGAAACTTTAGGCCGTGAGCCGAATCTGACCGAAGTGGCAATCTACGCCGTGATGTGGTCGGAGCACTGCTCATATAAAAACTCGATCCTCGAACTGAAGACGCTGCCCCGCTCCGGCGGACGGCTGCTCGCCCAAGCCGGTGAAGAGAACGCCGGGCTGGTCGATATCGGCGACGGCTGGGCGGTGGCGTTCAAGATCGAATCGCACAATCACCCCTCGGCAGTTGAGCCGTTCCAGGGTGCGGCTACCGGTGTCGGGGGTATCCTGCGAGACATCTTTACGATGGGCGCGCGGCCTATCGCGGTGCTCGACAGCCTCCGCTTCGGCATTCCCGAAGGCCGCGATAAGTCGCGGCAAGCCTACCTCTTCGACGGCGTAGTCCGCGGCATTGGGCATTACGGGAACTGCTTCGGGGTGCCGACCGTTGCCGGGGAGGTGGCGTTCGATTCCTCC harbors:
- the folP gene encoding dihydropteroate synthase — encoded protein: MTRHFKAGQFDLTLGERTLVMGIVNVTPDSFSDGGLAFEQEAAIARGLQLASEGADILDVGGESTRPGSEPVPAGEELRRVLAVIEALAGEVSIPVSIDTCKSSVAREAIKVGASIVNDISAGTFDSDMARVVADSTAGVVLMHIQGTPRDMQKNPRYNDVVREVGDYLKGATVRFEQSGVARERIMVDPGIGFGKLLEHNLLLLKNLTALQGIAAGVLLGVSRKSFIGLLTGRPVGERTNGTLATISSLAGRGADVVRVHDVAATVEALKIADAIRSGHAVWPVAG
- the rimI gene encoding ribosomal-protein-alanine N-acetyltransferase; this encodes MAARRLTSFPGVETTLLPGGQIVLIRPLRIDDIGQVRTIECLAFDDPWPGEWFEQAIASGDICWVAEADGHLAGYLVAMRERVQVHLANLAIAELWRRRGLGRLLVERLIAYARVSGAIRIRLEVRRSNNPARALYRKLQFRTGRILPGYYRGQEDALVLMLTLTPKSETDKPYGLV
- a CDS encoding acetyl-CoA carboxylase carboxyltransferase subunit beta, which translates into the protein MAWFKRDREKLTSDEKRPVPDGVWLKCDSCGEILYRKELSRNLEVCPKCRYHFRVPAQVFIDLLLDSGSVVEHDQKLHSTDPLEFRDSAKYSDRIVKSMAATGLGDAIRCVSGSLMEQPVELGVMDFSFMGGSVGSAVGEKLARAIDRAIAGGNALVTVSCSGGMRMQEGVFSLMQMAKVSAALVKLSRARKPYISIIANPTTGGTTASFAMLGDVNIAEPRALIGFAGPRVIKQTIGQDLPEGFQTSEFLLEKGFLDMVVERVKLKQTVGTLLGHLMGRS